The Synergistetes bacterium HGW-Synergistetes-1 genome has a window encoding:
- a CDS encoding aromatic ring-hydroxylating dioxygenase subunit alpha, translated as MIANQWYAILPSKAVKADRITGVKRMGLDLALFRNSKGELGCVVDQCTHRGAALSLGKVKDDCIQCPFHGLEFNKIGQCTFIPANGTSSAADISRYNVRHYPVREGNGIIYMWYGDEEKIKQDLPFFDNEIDDSYVFSEVEDHWNSHYSRCIENQLDVVHLPFVHKSTIGRGNKTLVNGPKVIWEDGILTTSANNEQDHGQKPRSPEECVIKDTHVSFMFPNVWVNHISEKIKVIIYFAPVDDENTVLYIRFYCKATSFRPLNSFIAYIGKFANIKIERQDKRIVITQKPKASALRSDEKLLPGDGPIVMYRKIREDLKKTPPYKEDL; from the coding sequence ATGATCGCAAATCAGTGGTATGCAATACTGCCATCAAAAGCAGTCAAGGCTGACCGGATCACGGGCGTAAAACGTATGGGTCTGGATCTGGCGTTATTCAGAAACAGCAAAGGCGAACTTGGCTGTGTGGTCGACCAGTGCACCCATCGCGGCGCTGCGCTTAGCTTAGGCAAGGTCAAGGATGACTGCATCCAATGCCCTTTCCATGGACTTGAATTTAATAAGATCGGCCAATGTACTTTTATTCCCGCAAATGGGACATCCTCTGCCGCTGACATCAGTCGGTATAACGTCAGGCACTACCCCGTCAGGGAAGGAAACGGCATCATCTATATGTGGTATGGCGACGAGGAAAAAATCAAACAGGATCTTCCGTTCTTTGATAATGAGATCGATGATTCTTACGTCTTCAGCGAGGTCGAAGACCACTGGAACTCGCACTATTCAAGATGCATTGAAAACCAGTTGGATGTAGTGCATCTTCCTTTCGTACATAAAAGCACCATCGGAAGAGGAAACAAGACCCTGGTCAATGGCCCTAAGGTGATCTGGGAAGACGGGATCCTGACCACCAGCGCCAATAACGAGCAGGATCACGGGCAAAAGCCCCGGTCGCCGGAAGAGTGCGTCATAAAGGATACCCATGTCTCCTTTATGTTCCCCAATGTCTGGGTGAACCACATCAGCGAGAAGATTAAAGTCATTATCTATTTTGCTCCCGTTGATGATGAAAATACCGTCCTTTACATCAGGTTTTACTGCAAAGCTACAAGCTTCAGGCCACTGAACAGCTTTATTGCCTATATAGGCAAATTTGCGAACATAAAAATCGAAAGGCAGGATAAGAGGATCGTTATCACACAAAAGCCCAAAGCTTCCGCATTAAGATCCGATGAAAAGCTCCTCCCCGGAGACGGCCCGATCGTTATGTACCGCAAAATCAGAGAAGATCTCAAAAAAACGCCACCATATAAAGAAGACCTATAA